The sequence acaggcgcttccagattttgGCCGCACTACCTTTTTACCCCTACGTAACAGACCACTGGGGttgcggataaatactgtgggctgcgaccttaTGACACCATAATTCAACATCAATGATAACATTCTGCCATGACAGTATTTTTCTATGAACATGAACATATTaaacatttgtacaaaacacacaaacttctgatgttattgaccGTTAAATCTTGATTTTTAATACAATCTGACGGTAATAAAGTTAATTTCCACCCATGATGACATTGTAAACAGAGTAGCTGACGGAGAACTTGTATTGCGCCTCTCAAATAAAGTTCTTTTCAAAGTAGAAAAGCaacaattatgcaaagttaAATAATGTTATCTAGTTAACAATGATCATGCACGTCTATTCGCTTCCAAAAAGGAACTTTTTGTGAATGATTTCTATGACGTCAGGACCTGTGGAACCTGGAGGCAGGAATAAAGAACTGGAAGTATGATTTATAAGAttcaatgttcaataacatcagaagggtgtttattttgtaaaaatgtcTGTTTACTGAACAATACTAATGATGGTTGCTTGTAATCGAAAACTGTTGCTTTTTGTGACATTGGTGACATATTTAAGCACGTCAACACTCATCCAAAACTCTCTCTACATCTTCAAACATGCATGGATACAGATTGAACATAGCATCATCTACATACTGATTGAATCCAGGGCCTTACCATTTGCACATCTCTTGCTCTTTGACCTCTGAGAGGTTGTGACCTCATGACGTATGCTGACCCAGGTCGGGAGAAGTGGAGGACATCAGATGGGGGGACGGCAGGGTCAGTGTCCTTGACCTATGAACAGAAGTTAAATTGTCTTCAGCCATGGCTGTCCAATGAACCGTTGCCACACCACCAGTCTGgttgttttttgggggggggggggggctcgttactaaaacacaaccagtagatttctagcgaggacacaattccttcacatgcaaagtacccaattaccacgtactgatctagtggcacggcagggacagggatgaatagttcacacctattgtctgttGATTAACGATTTTCGTCGAGCTTTCTTTTAatagtttgctagttatttGGAGTCGAACGTTACATTTCATAATGCAGTAAAATCGTATTCTTACTTGTACTGAGTTAGAACTGCATTAGAACTGTGAACCATGTTTATTTTACGTTCAATCTTCGaaatacaaataacgttacaagggatgtatgaagactgtatattgtgcccatttaacTAGGATTGTCTGCAAGGTCTCTTTTCCATTTGTTTCGTTCTACAGACGAGTTGCGAAGACATGTTTGTAAACTACACcgccagatctgtaatgtttcgacaataaactaccagtatcacgtcaatatatttcaatgaatacacaCTGTGATAGCGcaaatagatagtatcaagaaggttattatgaaatgaacacaagaagcaaacccttataaaagcaaaatttcaatatgaacgaccgtataagtgataaatagtgaaatatatattatcgaaaaaaaagtacaacaacttggattcgaacccgagaccatAAGTTTCAAAAGTCTACTCGTTAATCCACTACGCCACGATACATTACTATGTGTATAGTTGGGCTAATACAACTCAACTGACGGAGCGCGTGATAAtacgagacaaaaattgttgcatGTCCATCATTTCAAAAATCTCAAGTCGTAAGATCTCTCtagtctcttcaccttttggtcatcaagtaaactttttaaaccgTTATAAATAAAACGGGAGGTTACATAGATGAACTGTTTGTGTGAACTCCCGCAcagtgcctgcttggtgtgtgtttatgacatttGCATGATAGACAGGGTGAGAATGGCCCCCCACTCATTCGGGCTCTTCACACCGTAGTAATTGTCGTTgacctgtcctcgctagaaagttactgggtgtgttttagtgtacccgggggtggggggggggggggtgcttggATAGAGTTGCGGTAAAGGTGTTATAATTTCAGACAAATGGCAGATGCACGTGGAAGCAAGGTAATACAAGTATCTGTGACATGTTTCCCACTGTATTTGTTACATGCATAACAGTTGCATGCACACTAAAAGAAAACTCAGCAGAAAGCAATCGTGCACTCATGGAGAGGCAGCTTGTGCTACACGCCAACTATAGGAACCTACTAAAAACTCTATGCGGCACCTCCCTCCCCCTAAATAACTGTATTAGCATTTGTTCCGTATAACCTTTCAGAAAGAAGGATAAAGCCTTTTTCTTTGGCCGTTTCTGCCCTAGGCCTTCAAGCACTGTTTTCGACGGAGGTGTTAGACATAGAACTGGGGTTTTTAATTGTCcatttatataaaaaaatggtGTATGGATTTCATGTTAATACGGACGgctgaaattgcacatgtacgTATCTCTAGGTcaagtttattttcatcatGGAACTGCTAACATTTTAATGCCAATATTGGTTCATTTTAAGGTATTTCACcagctaaattggcattttgaccttccatggTTTTCTCATtattgaattaagaaagaatggaaccgtaatgaatattgatagatgggcatgacaGAATTCATAATATGATTTTTGGGGagccatatggatgacgtcatcaggttttattgcccctaatattatttttttctatgagaaaatacagcactttggtataTACCattgcaatgaaactatgtttttcatgtgcataatgatgaaagctacaaactcacaattgcgcaaattgatatcttctaAAGATCTGTTGTAATTAGACAattattgttttcatctaattaaaaaaatcattatctAATAATTACAGATCATTGAGACCCCTTTCATATTACCTTAATGTAACATTAAACAATCATATAACCAAGGGTCATGCACTTTATTGCCTCTGAAATACACAAAGGCACATCCAGAAGTTCCCACCTTCTGAACTATCTCCAGCCTGATCAGCTCTGACTTGGCTGTTCTTTTACATCCTGCAGCTGGAACAAACATAGGAAAAGACTTTAGAAACTTCTAACCATGGACAAAAACTACCACACTTCACAAACATGGACAACAACAGAGGCTCAGAGCTGACACACTACCACACTTCACAAACATGGACAACAACAGAGCTGACACACTACCACACTTCACAAACATGGACAACAACAGAGGCTCAGAGCTGACACACTACCACACCTCACAAACATGGACAACAACAGAGNNNNNNNNNNNNNNNNNNNNNNNNNNNNNNNNNNNNNNNNNNNNNNNNNNNNNNNNNNNNNNNNNNNNNNNNNNNNNNNNNNNNNNNNNNNNNNNNNNNNNNNNNNNNNNNNNNNNNNNNNNNNNNNNNNNNNNNNNNNNNNNNNNNNNNNNNNNNNNNNNNNNNNNNNNNNNNNNNNNNNNNNNNNNNNNNNNNNNNNNNNNNNNNNNNNNNNNNNNNNNNNNNNNNNNNNNNNNNNNNNNNNNNNNNNNNNNNNNNNNNNNNNNNNNNNNNNNNNNNNNNNNNNNNNNNNNNNNNNNNNNNNNNNNNNNNNNNNNNNNNNNNNNNNNNNNNNNNNNNNNNNNNNNNNNNNNNNNNNNNNNNNNNNNNNNNNNNNNNNNNNNNNNNNNNNNNNNNNNNNNNNNNNNNNNNNNNNNNNNNNNNNNNNNNNNNNNNNNNNNNNNNNNNNNNNNNNNNNNNNNNNNNNNNNNNNNNNNNNNNNNNNNNNNNNNNNNNNNNNNNNNNNNNNNNNNNNNNNNNNNNNNNNNNNNNNNNNNNNNNNNNNNNNNNNNNNNNNNNNNNNNNNNNNNNNNNNNNNNNNNNNNNNNNNNNNNNNNNNNNNNNNNNNNNNNNNNNNNNNNNNNNNNNNNNNNNNNNNNNNNNNNNNNNNNNNNNNNNNNNNNNNNNNNNNNNNNNNNNNNNNNNNNNNNNNNNNNNNNNNNNNNNNNNNNNNNNNNNNNNNNNNNNNNNNNNNNNNNNNNNNNNNNNNNNNNNNNNNNNNNNNNNNNNNNNNNNNNNNNNNNNNNNNNNNNNNNNNNNNNNNNNNNNNNNNNNNNNNNNNNNNNNNNNNNNNNNNNNNNNNNNNNNNNNNNNNNNNNNNNNNNNNNNNNNNNNNNNNNNNNNNNNNNNNNNNNNNNNNNNNNNNNNNNNNNNNNNNNNNNNNNNNACTTAACAACATCGACAACACAGAGCTGATACcacattttcttgttttagtGGGTATTGGTTTCTGTGGTAGGAGAGGAAAGGAGGTTTTAACCTGTGGTTGAAACCAGTTGGAAATCAGATATTCCTTGCGAATCAGAAAGGGTGCTACAGACTGACGGAACAGTTACTTTCTGCATCCCTAgcatgatcaactgtcactgatcttaccgtaaatttaagtttgtggtggttttaagttggcggtagcgccatagaatTAATAACaaactatggaaaaatgtttgcggtttaaATCAATATAAAAACCAAAGCAAAACTTtcgtgcatttacagtaactggtcaacaaatacattttgtaggaCAGAATAAGAATCATTGACTATGACTATGAGAGCTGTGTAGAATGTCCCAGTACGGTAAGTCTTTTGGGATATTGATCAATTTAGAATTACATACCTGCAAAAAAAGGCCAGATGGCATCGAGGGCGGAAGCAAAGTCAGCAGCTGTTCTGCAATACAAAACAGGAGATGAATCTATTTTACTTAGCTGGAAGTTAGAgacctacatgtagctaataCAACAGGATTCCCTCTGGTTGGGAAGCTCTTAGACAACTGCAAACTGAAATGAATTATTGTGTTTTGATAATGATTTATGATGTGAATGGTGGATGGTGATGTCATGAACTAGTTGCAGCCACACTTCTATAGAATGTTCAGGGAGCAACATTCCCACATTATTGTCAGCCATATTAGctgtatttttgtcaaattgcACCCAGTTGGTTTGTGTATTTATATCAAGGCTAGTGTGTATTTTCTAGTGCCAAATACAATAAGAGAAACATGGTGCATGTCAATTTTGCTGTTTGTAAATATGAAGTAATGATATGTTAAAAGTGCTCATACATGTCAATAACATAAAAATTCAAtccatttttcttatgaggtttgattgaacgacattatacaaacacatctcaagctacatattcaacagtactaagaaacgagaagaagccgaacaaatgtattagactagtttcagaatccatgttttagaaaccatgggtactgcattactaccttttgtatctatatgcctgtacttagcccgatagggcatgaatgtgcaataaaggctattattattattatcaggaataatttcagtttgaacTGTTCACATCAGAAGTGACTAGTACTGCTTCCTGCTGCCTAACCCCATAACCAAAAGGGAGTTGGGCACAAAACAGCTACTTCAGCTGAAGGTTAAAGTCAGTTGCACATAAGATATACAATGTTACAGTAATAGGTTCCACAGAACAGATAGGAACTTAAGTGCTCACCTCCCTTTGGCATCTTTCATCTGCATATCAGGTTTGTGCTGCATCAATTTCATAATGACTTTGCCGTGCCCTTGAAAGGCTGCACAGTGCAGGGCAGTCCACTTAGTGCCGCTGTTACAAGCATTTATCTCTGCCCTGGGACAAACACAATCagagcagggctcaaaatactgggtgcatgtacACCCTGGTGCACCAAAATTGGAGCTGAGCTTTTCTGTATAAAACTTTATACCATATTTATGATACCTAAGaattagaaagataatgaaatgtCTGTCTTGTCTACTTGTTCaagaatttgaagttggaatTTGGGTTCATTGATATTTTCGATGCTTCAAAACTGTGCGCGTGCCATGCTAACATCGAGCGCCGCACACTGACTGGGTTCCGCTGGTAACTCTGGACAAGAGAACGCTCACTTCCCTTCTGGGTTCAACGTCTAGCCAATTTTTCTGCTGGGGACATACAAAGATTTTGCCCATTcctcctctgtgacagacaaaaatcagcatgtaaaGGTATAAATTGAGCCAAGCTGAGTCTAtatcggcaaaatttgccccttgaaataaaggaaaaagcatttcagagggtctagatttcaaaattttctcgtCCCTCGGACCCCTCTAGCTGGTAATTGAGTAGGGGTTGGGGTTCTGTGCGCGTGAAGAACTTGCACGTGAAAACTTGCGTGTGAAAAATCTACGcgtgaaaatatgcaaatcagctgattcccaagggattcaaaacgtttttgcagttttatacttaatctcaaatttcaaatacaaaatatcGATCTGAgtgattttcaagtgatttttaaatgttaacttttcacgcgcaaaaaagtttgaaatttttgcgtGAACcaatctgcttcaaaaaagatgaaataaagcttctagaatggagaaaagcctcaaattgttgcattttacaatataaaacctcatatgagtaatttttccatgcatttctgtcaaatttacgtgatttggaaatgttcaaatgcaaattaacctattcccaagggatctaaaaatcagggtcttttttaaaccaaaaattcagataacagatgggaaattatatcatagcttcaaatttttctgccatagaattccttgctgcaaaTTTTCAGGAACTTTACATGCAAATGATGCATGCGCAAATTCTCCATgtgcagaaaacccgttcccttGAGTAGGTTTGTAATTAGGTTTTCCTGACATTCTATTTTATGTagtgcacacaaaaaattgcAATTATACAGCAGGTACTGTAGCAGAATTCTTGCCTTAGACATGCTAGGGTCATAATTTTTTATTAGTAATACACATGATTAAGGGTGGACTGACTTACCCATGCTTCAGTAGGAGCTCCACCATGTCACTGTAACCCCAAAACGCAGCCAAACACAGGGGGTAGAAACCTTGGGATGATTGCACATTTGCCTGCACTCTCTGACTGAGTAGTGATTGCACTTCCTACATGTGAGGACACAAAGGCATCAGTGACAGCAGACATTGATCATCCTATTCCCTAACctaatactgtacatgtaccttcaacATTATGTTAAGTAACAAGATTATATAAGACCCAAAGCCCTGAAAACTCCCCAAAAgtaaatcatttcaaaattgtACTTGGTCCACACCAGTTTTATTTGTCGGTTCATCAACTTGATTCTATCAATTTTGCAAGTTTTCCAAAGATAAATATAATTTATGCCCTTCAGGAACTAAAGGCCATGTCTGCAGTACAGGTCCTCGGTTGATCCTGGTATTCTCATCtgtacatggatgacatctcaGGGCtagaaatatgtttttctgcatacctgcatgcACTGGTAaaaactgaaaattacctgaaccagacaaattttacctgcaccactctgaatttaggaagtatatgggttatactaaaattgttcaagaaccattgctattttttttcttttatactctatagaacatttatgtataaaacccagtacatggaccagtgcaggataggtgcaggtagacaccagaaataccaggagagtgcacagctccaattttacctgcactagccTGCATACGCAGGTGGTATTTACCTGCATCTGAAGTGATGACTCAGGCCATGACTGCACTTAGATACTTTATTCAGTCTAACTTACTCCAGTAGCCTTCTGCAATCTTTATCTCCTTAACTCCTTAACTCACAAGCATGCACATTACCCTGGTCGTCTATGTGAGACTCTACTTTATAAGTTATAACACCAAGTGTTACTAAACCCTAAGCCTAACACAACTACTTTGGATTTCCAATGTTAATTCAGGAATTGTGTCATATACAGATATATTATCCAAGGCATATTTATTACCCTTAGCATATTTATCTTTTCCATGGGTTGAGCAATAGGGTCAGGGGTAATATTACCTTAGCTTCTGTATTTCTTTTTCAGatttgtattatacatgtaggctACCTTTAAGTTGGAACTACAAAAATAATTATATTACATGTCtaccattaggcttgccctACAGTACCTATTGCGTACATATTTACAACAGCTAAATATTCAACCTAAACTCTGATTGGCTACAAGTGGAAGAACAAAAAGAATACCACACCAGCAAAAGCTGTTAATGCATTTCCCTACCTTAAAACATAACAATCATGATATGGTAGTAAGTAAATTCAATCAATCTAGCAAGAGAATAATTGAGCCCATAGGGTAGTAAGGAGGCGTATCAATGAACTATGGAAACTTTTGATGAAGACATATAGATTACACAGGAATAATGACCCTTCGCATGGGTCCATACAGAATGCCATGGGAATTCAACAAAGAATATTCAGGGATATATAATTTCGAAAAGCAGTCAACCTGGAATGGTAATGggttaaaaataaaaaatcataTTAATGTACAGTCTGTACAGAGTTACCTGAATCCACCATTCCCATGAGGTGTATACTAGAATAGACAGAATTAATATGATATTAGGTCAGTTGAAGTCATCATTGATTACATGACTAACTACGTGCCAAGCCATTCTGATATTGATAACAATCAAATGTGCGCTTACAAAGACCCAATGAAGCATAGCCATGCACCATTGCTGGTCCAGGAGTGCTATTACTAACAGTAGTTCATGCATATTcagttcattttcaaatacagtCATCTTAAATTCTCTTTGTTATCAGCTAAACATAGTAGCCGTCTGCATGGGACTACTGGTAGTGCAAATAGAACTAAAATTGAATAATACAAAACTGTTGGTAGTTACATGTATCCTCCTAGCCATACAACACAGTTAATGCCTGTAACACATTTACTAGTACTAGAAATTAAATTCAACCATTCATTGATCACAATTTGTGTTGAATCAGAGTGGTCCAATCATGCCAAATatgctcattcattcatattcattcattcatattcattcattcattcattcattcattcattcattcattctttcattcattcattcattcattcatattcattcattcattcattcattcattcattcattcattcattcattcattcattcacttgtgGTCAACAAATATGCCTAGATGTACTGTTCATTTCTTACACTGGGGTATATTGGTATTATCGCCTTGTTAGGCACGTGACTGGATCTCTTCATTATTGAGCCTAGAGGGGACCGAATAGAGTATTTGTCGGAAACTCCCAGCTTGCCATTTCCTTGCAATTGTGTTCCTGGAGCTCTTATTAGCAGCATACTTTGACGGAAATGTTACCTTCGCTCactctcactcatcctcgccacATATCAGTATCTGCTGAGACGGGCCGTCATTCTTTTACACGCTTTTAAAGCAACAAATAAGACGAAATGCCATCTGATGTTCTGGGACAGTTTTGCATTGCCGAGAGGTGTATGTCACGAACCGGGGAGATTCAGCTATGCCATTCAGTCGCCGCTTTTTTGTCCCCTAATGCCTGTTTCTCTGATCGTTGTGTGTACGTCATGTCATGTTGTCAGCTGTTCACAGCTGTTATGACATCAGGTATGAATGGTGAAGCTGGTTGTCCTTCttttgagacgctgattttACTATTGATGCGTGCAGGAGTGAGTTTAACATTCGgcagtaatacatgtaggtacgtTAGCTCTTTCAAGTACGATTTTAGTATAAGTCGATGTGATGTGCTCTGTATGCGATATATGGTCATTCCACAaagtcgtcttccgggagggatgCAAAACAGGGGTCCCGTGCTCATGGAGGTGCCTCGAAATTCGACCAcattaaacagcctcattactcattgggtacctactggacaagaagaagacctactggctggcaaaatacaccagatgattattacatgtattatgattattattatataaacaCCATGTCACACACTACAGAAAACatgagtatgttacctacggtcacttgtttgtttattaatttGTCCGGCTGTTTACATGCCCAACCCTTAGCCTTAGTTGACGTTCTGCAAGTTATGATGTTATATAATGTTTACTTGCCGGCATATTTCCCGCCGCCACTGCTGTAGCCAAAGCGTCTgccatgggcgccgccatcttccCGGCTCAATGCATGTCGGGAAATACTCCTGCATTCTGGGTAATATTCCTGCCCACAGGGAGTCCAAACAAAAATGGCGCCCAAAAACTTGGGGAGGAATGGAGCTCCCAGGCCTTCCAGACTAGCGCCTGAAAAGAAGGTGTATCGTCCAGGGACAGCGGGCGATCTCGGATTACCTAATATTTCTAGACCCATGTGCTATATGCTGGTGTGTGTGGTGGCGGCTGGCTGCTATCTCAACAGCCTTCCCGGAGATTTTGTGCACGACGATGTGATGGCGATCAAAACCAACAAAGATGTTTTGGGGAAAACGCCCCTCTCTGAAGTTTTCATGAATGATTTCTGGGGGAAGAGAATGTCGGATAACACCAGCCACAAGTCGTACCGGCCCCTGTGTGTCCTCACGTTTAGGTGAGTTTGTTGTCTTGTGTTGTAGTGTTGGTATAAGTGTGATGCAGGGATTCTGCGATGGCGCCACGGAGAAATTTCAGTCTATTTAAAAACAGTGGTCGCCCACTCAAGTACACACTGTGACATGCTTCATACGAcccttaaggtctcattgatgagtttcttcttcccatagacttctatgtattaattcgtggtttaaatgggcgcgttcacaatgaagctacgtgaaatttcagcagatttttcattctatgtcgagcacatttaccctatatcgtgggaaaaaattgccaatgtaaactatacgtagaaactttttttatagcaattacaaactacgattagtcaatccccacaaaaggcactttttcgctgctattgtacaaccgcaccactcagaacccacgactgtgtacctccgacctagcgcgcggctgctaaactttacctgctaatttcttcagttacaaataagctttcaccaatctgacttttgagatcagttccgctggctaaaagggaatttctcactgcTAAAAACATGgttccgtgcagccgttcatttttggctcggatctattttagggtgtccactcgcggagtaatacatcaatgagaccttaactttaatgtattattgaaaaaatctatcaaaggaaagaatgtcgttttcttcatcatctctgaaagtttgggtgTCTTACGTTAATGAATTAGCCTCTGGGAGGTAATTAAGTACGAGATCATGATAGGCatgaaagcgccacctagcggcggACAAAGGCCNNNNNNNNNNNNNNNNNNNNNNNNNNNNNNNNNNNNNNNNNNNNNNNNNNNNNNNNNNNNNNNNNNNNNNNNNNNNNNNNNNNNNNNNNNNNNNNNNNNNNNNNNNNNNNNNNNNNNNNNNNNNNNNNNNNNNNNNNNNNNNNNNNNTCGTGTAAGGGATATCAGCACGAAAGGCACGACGAGATTCATCCGAATCTTTCTACGTAAAATAAACGGTTCTATAGAGGATCGGGTGAAGGTACTATAGCTCATaaagtcaaaacagagcttaacGACAAGAAATTGATGTTAGCTGCGTTTCAAGCTCCCTTATACCAGAGGCGGGCAAGCCGAATTGAGCCTTTCTGATTGGCCTTTTATAGGTGTCGCCTAGCCcggggtttggggggggggtgttggagggGCGTTCGAGAGAAGGCGGCGATTGCAAAAAATAACTTGGATGTAGTTTGCATCAAGAAAGATAGCTTTAGAACCTTGGTCCTCTTCCAAATGGCTTCTATATCCAGTAGAGTgtgatacaagaaaaataacaatagtaacgccccttggaaatgtagacccgtccgttaccatggtaacggaaaTAGGTACACGGCGTAATCTGCAGCCAAAAAATGCGGGGTGGCGCCCGGTTATAAACCCTTTTCACACTTTTGCTCCAGTGCTATtccttgattttttatgaatatttttcatttttatttaaggtctcattgatgagtttcttcttcccatagacttctatgtattaattcgtggtttaaatgggcgcgttcacaatgaagctacgtgaaatttcagcagatttttcattctatgtcgagcacatttaccctatatcgtgggaaaaaattgccaatgtaaactatacgtagaaactttttttatagcaattacaaactacgattagtcaatccccacaaaaggcactttttcgctgctattgtacaaccgcaccactcag comes from Branchiostoma floridae strain S238N-H82 chromosome 19, Bfl_VNyyK, whole genome shotgun sequence and encodes:
- the LOC118406767 gene encoding ankyrin-3-like; its protein translation is MAAPMADALATAVAAGNMPEVQSLLSQRVQANVQSSQGFYPLCLAAFWGYSDMVELLLKHGAEINACNSGTKWTALHCAAFQGHGKVIMKLMQHKPDMQMKDAKGRTAADFASALDAIWPFFAAAGCKRTAKSELIRLEIVQKVKDTDPAVPPSDVLHFSRPGSAYVMRSQPLRGQRARDVQMDAAAASGDVLMSAGHRITSKTQPAFNLWRT